The genomic segment GAGTTTTTGTGTGTGCAGTTGATGTTTGTCCCTTAAGCCTGTACCACGAGATGTAAAGAATCAGAAAAAGTGTGGTATACCTTCTATTAATAAATCCTTGTTGCGTTGCCGGGTCAATCCTCGGTTGCCTTGTATCTATGTTTTGGTGAAAAGGAACGTTAAACTACGGTGCTAGGTAGAGAAACAGATGATGTTTGTTGTGTGCTTTGGAAAAATTCTAACCTGAGGTGTAATCAGTCGTTTTCCATCCACGTTTTCTGGTGCTGACGGGATCAAATGTATGCAATAAACCATTGCAAGACCTGGTTTTTGGGAAAACCTTAAATCTCTTCATCTTTGAGAAACACAGGAAAGCTTCCTCAAGCATTcctaaatcaatcaaaacactaaacaaagCATCAAACACTCCAAAACCAGGAACACACACATTCCTCGTAGATCacagaaaatcaaaaacatagcAGTCCGAAGATTCATCAGCCTTCTTAGACAAAACCATCTCTCTAAGGATACTATTAGCATCGTAATACATTCTAGCACAAAACAGAATGTGAGCTACTATACAGTACGATTCTAAGGTGTGCTTAAACCCATCACGGTTCATCGACCATTTGAAGAATTTGAAAGCTAATTTCGGGTCTTCTTTCAATTCAACCAGAACCCAAATCGGAGCTGATGTCAAATCAAGAAGCTTTTCGATTCCGGGATCATCCCACAGATCATTCTGAACAACTTTATGGATCCAATCTCTATCGAAATCGTCGGAATAATAAGTAGAAGCACCACCACCGCTTTTGCTAACGAAAGGGTATCAGATGATATAGAGAAAGCTAGTGAACCAAACGAAAGGGCAAGAGATGAAGGAAGATTGAGAGGGAGAAGATAGAGGGAAACAGAGAGGGGAttggatttgagagagagaagaggagcaagGGCTTACATGGAGAGGATCGGTTTCGGGAAATCGTCGCCGTCTAGACAGAAGAAAGAAGTCGACAACCTTCTCTCGcgaaattgttttgttttaactctAGCAAAATTCTACTACTAATCACAATAAACCACGTGTCCAAATGGACGGACGAAAAACGTCCCAAAATAAGAATCGTTGCTTTGATATTAAgctttttttgatttatttaaaatcagaaaaaaccGAGGGACGATCAAAGTGTACGCCGTTGCACATAGTCTTATCTGGGACATCGTCCCCACAAATTTGAAGTAGATCCGTATTATAGCTGTACCTATCCATGCATAGTAAATTCTTTACCAATttgggttttgtgtttttttattagtaCTATAAAATTCTTTCAGGCCTAATTTGTAAAAAGCATTTGATGTCAAGACGAGGAAATATGGGGTTTATTTCTAATATTATGTAAGAGTAAGACGATTTATATCATGTACCAGAATCTTCTATCAACTTGCGTCTAGATTACTTTCAATGCGGATAACGTGAAACCAATTAGGAGTTGTAGATACATACACAGACACATGTTCCCGATTTCCCATTTATATGAATCTTTGTGATGACAAACTCGTTACATCATCAGATATCTCGTTCACATTGTAGTAACTATTAACTTATTAAGTAACAAAAGTAACAACTAACCAACTTAGATATTGTGAATATAATATTACATCTGAAACTCTTATTGAGCTCCCCACCaagcttgcttttttttttttttttttaacttactaTGAACCAAGTGGTTATCTTCATTTATAATACTAAAATTGTGAAACtatagaaattattttaaaagaagattGAAAATGAGATGTGGTTTTATGATCTGTTGTTAGAAGGAAAAAGTTCgatgttttcttaaattttgaaaccataacaaaaagatgatgatgaaacatTTATACACTCTTGTTTGTGCATAAACATGTCAAGAGTGGTCCACCATTACGTAACATGAGCAGAGATTCCAACTTCCAATCCGAAAATTTTTCATCACTTATCTAATTGTTTAGTCAGATTTGATATAATTGCGAAAACagatatataaattcaaaactaTTATTTCGTTCAATAGCAAACATGAATTGTATTACAAATGTCCATTTCGTCTATCTGTCAAGTTTAATAATTGCCACACTAGAGTCTAAAGATGCATGTATAACAAAAGCGACCTATATAGAATAAAGTCGTTATATGGAACACACAcataatgtataatatatattggcTTTTCCTGCTGTTCGAGAGTCAAACTCACACACGACTCACTGAAGTTTGATACAAAATATCAgcatataaaactaaaatatatggTCGAAAACTACTTATAGAGTTTGGTAGGTCGaattttcaacattttaaaCTCAATTTTTATGCTgacaataacaaaacaaaaccatatcaTATATCTCAAAAACTTCAAAGGATATATCTAACTCTTATTTTTTCCgccaaaccaagaaaagaagaaaaatgggtGTTCTTGATCACGTCTCTGAATATTTCGATTGCTCTCATGGAAGCTCCAGGAGACACAAAAGTCTACAGGTAATTTTAAGCTCAATATCCATTCATATATAGTTACGTTTATCtataatcaaatcttttttttaatataaataataaaacatgttatgGTTGGAAAATATTACTAGACGGTGGATGTGAGGGTTTTGATAGATTGTGAAGGATGCGAGAGGAAAGTGAGGAGAGCCTTAGAAGGAATGAAAGGAGTGAGAGATGTAACCATCGAGGCAAATGCTCAGAAAGTGACAGTAACAGGGTACGTTGAGCCAAACAAAGTGGTGGCTCGGATCATTCACCGGACCGGCAAAAGAGCCGAGCTATATCCTTTCGTTCCTTACGACGTTGTGGCTCATCCTTATGCGTCTGGTGTGTACGATAACAGAGCCCCGAGAGGTTACGTTAGGAACACCGAGTATGATCCACACGTATCACGGCTAGCACGTGCTAGCTCTACTGAGGTTCGTTATACTACGGCGTTTAGCGACGAGAACGCCTCCGCTTGTGTTATTATGTGattttatttcccttttttgttgttgttcactTGGATTTGTTTTATTCCGATGTTGATGTTTGTGTATGTTGGTTTCATCGGATGTGTTAAAAGATAAGaacgagaaaaaaaatgtaattaaactGTATGTTCACATGAATtgattatgtttgattttgatatatgttaagTAAACAAActgattataaaataatttgtgaGTTAACGGAAAAAACTTACAATTTAATTTGTGAGATAATATGTACAACAAAATTAATGGAAAAGCTACATTGACTTGACTTTATAACAAtagaatatatgaaattaaaactATGATGCATGATACAATGGTAAACTGCCCAAATAACTCTGGAAGGGAAGAAAAAGTAATCTTGTCGTACTATAAGAATGAAGAAATTAAGTTCATAGTTTGTTACCCTTTGGGCCTATTAGTTGGGTGAAATTGACTAATAACGAAACGATAATGCAAAATTTGATAGCTTTGCGGTGCTAATTTAATCATTAGACATGCATGATGAAGTGgaaaattattagtttagtaGTTGTCACTAATTGTCACAAAGCGTTGGTTTAGATTAGACAAGACAACAATAGCGTGTTCGGTGCTAAACTTTATAAGTGTGGGTTGCAAGTTGGATTTTTCtcttaaagctttttttttgtctttaaaatGTGGATTTGATTGCTCGCATTACGTTGGAGACTTTTGTCTTCATTGATATGCAACAATTCGTACTTTTAATGTCAAACCACTAAACTCTTGATTAAAATTACTAGCTAGATCACAGTGGTTTTCACGATAATCATTAGTTTAAAAACCCaacatttaagtttttttatatgtaaataagTATTAGGAAACTAGGAAATGGAGTGGAGCCTTAGTGGGCCTATCAGCCTATAAAAGCCCAATACTATTTCAATTTTCAGCCTTTCAGCTATAATAACTGGTACTTTCATAAGAGAGCTCGTCCCTACATTACTGAAACACAATGTCTGCTGTTTTGTATATAACTAAACGGCACAACGTTTACTTCTTTAAAACTGAAACAGCATTTTGAGCTATTTCATAACCCGCCTCCATCTCTCTCCCTCCATCTCTCTACCTCTTTTTAGGCGGGAAAAAGtgtaccagaaaaaaaaaacctcaagaggagagaagaagaacaacgaaTCGAGAGAGAGATTATGGCGGCAGAAGAGGGTAAAGAAGAACCGGGAATGGATCAGGTAGAAGAAGACTTCTCTATTTGGAAAAGGAACACACCATTTCTCTACGACCTTATGATCTCTCATCCGCTCGAATGGCCATCTCTAACTCTTCATTGGGTTCCTTCTAATCCGATTCCGTATGCGAAAGATCCTTCCTTTGCCGTCCATAAGCTTATACTCGGCACCCATACCTCTGGTGGTGCCCAGGATTTTCTAATGGTCGCTGACGTCGTTATCCCGACACCTGACGCTGAACCAGGATTAGGCGGACGAGATCAAGATCCTATCGTCCCTAAGGTATTTGACTCCTCCTGGAGgattcttcacttttttttttatgtgttgtaTTTAGTGCACAccaagtgttcgacgaaattacTAGATTAGAGTGAGGATGGAATCAATAGCTCAGAACAGATCATTACTATTAGAGACTGATGTTATTGAGAAGCTATCTTTTTCAGGTGGAGATAAAGCAGAAGATACGTGTTGATGGAGAAGTGAACAGAGCTCGGTGTATGCCACAAAAGCCAACTCTTGTGGGTGCTAAAACGAGTGGGTCTGAGGTGTTACTCTTTGATTACGCCAGACTCTGTGCAAAGCCTCAGACTAGTGAGTGTGATCCTGATCTCAGGCTAATGGGACATGAAGATGAAGGTTATGGATTGGCTTGGAGCTCCTTCAAGGAAGGTTATCTTTTGAGTGGCTCACAAGATCGGAAAATCTGCCTCTGGGATGTTTCAGCTACTGCCGATGATAAGGTTTTGAACCCTATGCATGTGTATGAGGTAAGTTGAGAgtaactttgttttttgtttttttcctggATGATCACAGAGGATATGGGATTGTTGCATCTGATTTTGTCCCTGTGGCATTGTTTTAGGGACATCAAAGCATCATC from the Camelina sativa cultivar DH55 chromosome 12, Cs, whole genome shotgun sequence genome contains:
- the LOC104729708 gene encoding heavy metal-associated isoprenylated plant protein 25 — protein: MGVLDHVSEYFDCSHGSSRRHKSLQTVDVRVLIDCEGCERKVRRALEGMKGVRDVTIEANAQKVTVTGYVEPNKVVARIIHRTGKRAELYPFVPYDVVAHPYASGVYDNRAPRGYVRNTEYDPHVSRLARASSTEVRYTTAFSDENASACVIM
- the LOC104729710 gene encoding WD-40 repeat-containing protein MSI3, translated to MAAEEGKEEPGMDQVEEDFSIWKRNTPFLYDLMISHPLEWPSLTLHWVPSNPIPYAKDPSFAVHKLILGTHTSGGAQDFLMVADVVIPTPDAEPGLGGRDQDPIVPKVEIKQKIRVDGEVNRARCMPQKPTLVGAKTSGSEVLLFDYARLCAKPQTSECDPDLRLMGHEDEGYGLAWSSFKEGYLLSGSQDRKICLWDVSATADDKVLNPMHVYEGHQSIIEDVAWHMKNENIFGSAGGDCQLVIWDLRTNQMQHQVKVHEREINYLAFNPFNEWVLATASSDSTVALFDLRKLTAPLHVLSRHEGEVFQVEWDPNHETVLASSGEDRRLMVWDINRVGDEQLEIELDAEDGPPELLFSHGGHKAKISDFAWNKDEPLVISSVAEDNSLQVWQMAESIYREDDEDDDEEGNQNAQ